A genome region from Anopheles stephensi strain Indian chromosome 2, UCI_ANSTEP_V1.0, whole genome shotgun sequence includes the following:
- the LOC118506644 gene encoding protein giant: MMAQFMMDLKTEPRLSPSLYSPASPKMADPNCRPQSTDSGVLDLSKRRDSLDARKTPSPAYHCYSEVGGTPPPSNHSSPQQCDLTVSGNAENTILLNYGEIVRARRLSPTKSLLHFEELAHHAQSQLAPAVQAFHRHGMGLPKPETDILQQHLLQQAHRVAPIPSYLLPPSALQLHPHHQQHQQQPQQQTSPAAFSPSPIRLRELDALSESGSEGTSLVSSSQRKCKEDGANTPKDGGKQYPLVVGRDGKLSRPFKAYPRDPLSLAAGFVASDTILDTNSAEKYNLFRKRMLEQIHAANGGQPTVSNPKMRRLANSTKSGHSSSNAPSAAMSDASSSESCDEKPSSNERHVLSMAAAKAQQNLDEMAQYAATNQRQPVTPSRKDTLEMACDVIGSSDASSRAELNATVATAGSGAEEAAASAAQNHASNSSGTSVKDSAYYERRKKNNAAAKKSRDRRRIKEDEIAIRAAFLERENIELKFELAAARKQLALYGVTSSVAAS; the protein is encoded by the exons ATGATGGCTCAATTTATGATGGATTTAAAAACAG AACCCCGTCTCAGCCCTTCCCTCTACTCACCCGCCTCACCGAAAATGGCCGACCCCAACTGTCGTCCCCAATCGACCGACTCCGGCGTGCTGGATCTGTCCAAGCGACGCGATTCCCTGGACGCCCGGAAAACTCCTTCACCTGCCTATCACTGCTACAGTGAGGTGGGTGGTACGCCACCCCCCAGCAACCACAGTTCCCCCCAGCAGTGTGACCTCACCGTCTCCGGCAACGCGGAAAACACCATTCTCCTTAACTACGGTGAAATCGTGCGGGCTCGTCGCTTATCACCGACCAAATCACTGCTTCACTTCGAAGAGCTGGCACATCACGCCCAATCCCAACTGGCCCCGGCAGTGCAAGCCTTCCACCGGCACGGTATGGGACTTCCCAAGCCCGAAACGGACATCCTGCAGCAGCATCTTCTGCAGCAAGCGCACCGAGTGGCCCCAATCCCTTCCTACCTGCTACCTCCGTCGGCACTTCAGCTTCATcctcaccatcagcagcaccagcaacaaccgcAGCAACAAACCTCACCGGCAGCCTTCTCCCCTAGCCCCATTCGTCTCCGCGAGCTCGATGCACTGTCCGAATCAGGCTCCGAAGGTACTTCCCTTGTCAGTTCCAGTCAGCGCAAGTGTAAAGAAGATGGCGCAAACACACCGAAAGACGGAGGCAAACAGTACCCGCTGGTGGTCGGACGGGACGGTAAACTCTCCCGACCGTTCAAAGCCTATCCGCGCGATCCACTCAGCCTGGCGGCCGGCTTTGTCGCCAGCGACACCATCCTCGACACAAACTCGGCCGAAAAGTACAACCTGTTCCGGAAGCGTATGCTGGAACAGATACACGCCGCCAACGGTGGCCAGCCGACCGTTTCCAACCCGAAAATGCGCCGTCTAGCGAACTCCACCAAATCGGGCCACTCCTCCTCGAACGCGCCGTCCGCCGCCATGAGTGACGCATCGTCATCCGAGTCCTGTGACGAAAAGCCGTCCTCGAACGAACGCCACGTGCTCAGCATGGCGGCTGCGAAAGCGCAACAGAACCTCGATGAAATGGCGCAATATGCAGCAACCAATCAGCGGCAGCCGGTGACGCCATCGCGCAAGGATACGCTGGAAATGGCGTGTGACGTCATTGGTTCGTCGGACGCTTCGTCGAGGGCGGAGTTAAACGCAACCGTTGCCACGGCAGGCTCAGGAGcggaagaagcagcagcatctgcAGCCCAAAACCACGctagcaacagcagcggtACGTCCGTGAAAGATTCGGCCTACTACGAACGGCGCAAGAAAAATAATGCCGCAGCGAAGAAGTCGCGCGATCGTCGCCGCATCAAGGAGGACGAAATTGCGATCCGGGCAGCGTTTCTCGAGCGGGAAAACATCGAGCTAAAGTTTGAGCTGGCGGCCGCCCGGAAGCAGCTCGCCCTGTACGGCGTGACGAGCTCGGTGGCAGCTTCGTAG